The genomic stretch AGGAATAGAAGTATTGAGTTATAAATTTGATTCTGGGGATTTTTTCAGGATTTCGGAATACTTGTGCGCATTTGCTATGGTTATTTTTCCGAGCCGACTCGAAAGTCGTAGCCTGGGTACTCCCTTGCTGATAATCATATTATTGTATGTTTATGGATTGATGCAATTTCTCGGGTTTCATTGGCTGATACTAGTAGCGCTTCTGTTATTCAAGTTTGTTTACTTTATTCTTTTTACATGGCTTTTTGTTTCGGGAAGACTACAATACTATTTTTACAAATTGCAATCGTTGGATGAGGAAATTGGCAATGAGCGCCCGAAATTTTTGGAAAGGTAGGTGGGATTGAATTCCATTCAATAACGAAAAGTTAATATGCGAACAATGGGTTTCTCGTGATGTATTATACGTCCGGTATTTTTCTAAATTCAAGAAAGAGAGCCGGGGTTGTTTTATTTCGAATTAGAGGCCTTCGATTCGTTTTGACTCAAATACTTTGAGGCTTTCTATGGAAACCTTGATTCTTAGGTTAAAACGAATCGAGAGAATCATTTTATCCTAATTTCTCCAATAAGAAAGAATCATTGCGACTGCTTGAAGGGAAACAAAATAGTAACCCGCGCCGATGCTGAAAAATTTCCAGGACCGACCTTCAAAGGCCACGTTATTGATCTGCAACGGGAGATAGAATCCGAGCCAAGTATAAATTCCGGAAAAGAATCCATAGACATAAGCCGGACTGTCTTCTCCCAAATGCCAAGAGGATGGTCTCCATACGTTCGTGGTGAAAAATAAAACATAAGCGGTTAGAAAAGAACCGATGAGCATCAGTCCCATGGATTTGTACATTTCCTTTTGGTCCGGTTTGAAGTCGGCAGGGATATTCATTTCTTTCATCCAAACCTTTCCGAACAAGGGGCCGTACCAAAGAAATCCGATGACGAAGTTTACGACCACAGCGACGAGGATCGCCAAATAGTTGATATTTAATTCTGGATGCATAATCTTTCTCCTTCCTTTTGAATAGGATTCTATAAAATGCTTTCGATCGATTGTCAAGTGATTCTGTCATACGATCCAAACTTAGAAGAATACAACTCCTTCTACTTTCGAGAACGACAGAGACATCGATCTAAAATTTGAAACTCGATTCTCATTTGATTTCGATTGAAAATACGGTCGGTGTTCTAAAAACAAAAAAGGCCCGGGGGGAACCGGGCCAAAACAAATGTTGTGGTTCTGGTCTTATAGAAACTACTGCTTGCCGTACGTCTCGTCTCTCTGCACGTCGTTGGGAGGAGTCCATCCTTCCGGAGTGTGGCACGAGAGGCAATTTTTAAGGGAAGCGTTCTTTTTCAGTCTCGCTTCGAATCCCGAAAGTGCTTTTAACTTCTTAATGATTCCTTCATATTCAACTTTTTTCATCTCGGAATCTTTTGCGGAGATCATAGTTCCTTTTCCCTTTTCCTGGAGAACTTCTTTTCCATCGGAATCGGAAACGGCAACCGTTCCTTCACAAGTACAAAAGGAAGAATCTTTTGTCTTCGGATCGAATAGCACGGAGAAGGAGGTTCCTCTCACTCCCGCTGTGGAAGTCGCGGTCGCAACGTCGAACTTTCTTCCTTTTAATCCGACCACTTTGAACCAGGCAAACCCTTGATTCACCTCGATTCTTCCGTCTTTGGATTCTCCGTGAAGGCTTGCGAGTTTGATCTTACTGTTCTGCTGAATTTTGAATTCTGAACCTTTGTAGACTACGGTTAATCTTGATCCGTTCCCCGTGGAGATCAAATCTCCTTCGTCTACGAAGTCGTTCGACTTGAGAGGTTCCCAAGCGCTCTTTCCCGCTTTTTGAACATGAGCTTTTCCTAATAGAAAGCCGACTTTCGCATCTCCGGTTTTGGTCTCCTGACTGAGGAGCACGATCGATCCGCCGGTCATTGTGAGGGATATCAAAATCGATGCGATCTTTATCCTATGGTTCATAACAATCTCCTAATTTAAAACTCTACTGTGGCTCTTAAAAGGATCCACCTGTCCATTGCCGAGTAGGCGACCACGCCGAAATTGCCTACTCCGTTAAACTGCGCCAAATAATCTCTCTGCGTCCGAGCGTTTCCAGCCTGATCAACGTAGACGTTTTGTCCCACGCCGTTGGAATCGTAATTTTTATTTTCTACGTAACCCAGTGCCAACTTAAACTGAGGGGAAACAAGCCATTCTAAAAATATGCTCACCCTTCTAAACGAACTCTTGCTGGAATAACCGTTGTTATTCGTTTCCGTCAAAGAGTTTTGAATCTGCGGCGATAAAGGTGCGTTTGCGATAGGAGCTCCGAAACCGGGAAGGAATTCTTTTTGACTGGTTTCAGTCGTTCCCAATGTTCCGTTGCTACCAGTACCTCTTTCGTATCTTCCTAAAAGAGAAAAGTCACCTAGTCCGAGAGAAAGCCAAGCGTAAGCGCTTCTCCCGTAGCTATCTTTGCCGTAGACCAGAGGAGTTCCATAAAGTTGCATTCTATCTCGGATCTCTCCTCCGTTCTGTCTTTTGAAAAAAGCTCCCAATCCTAAGTTCCATTTCACGGAACCGGTCCAAACAAAATTGACTTCCGAACCGGCAGTGTCCGATTGTAAGGCGCGTTTGTTTTTCACGAGAACCGTATTCAGATTGAGGTCGTTCGGGAGACATCCGGTCTTCCCTTCATAACATTCATAACCGGCGGAACCGAAGGCATTTTCCTTTCTGTAAAAAAGATGAAAGCCAGCCTTGGTTTTTTCGTCTAACTGCGGTTCAACGGAGAGTCTTGCGGAGATGTCCATTCCCGAAGAATTTATATTCTGCGCTTCCCTGTAACCTTCGCCGTTACTCACCATCAGTTGAGAACTTACCACGGACCATTTACCGGTCGCGCTTAGGCCTAAATCCGCGGGTTGAGGGGAGAAACCCAAGGACTCAAGCGGCGCTCGATCGATATATCTCCATTTCCAATAATTGCTCCACTGAGTATACGTATGAGGAAGTTCTTGCATCCCGAAATTAAGAGTATAACTTCCAAGAGAAGTTTCCCAGGTTTTTTTAACGCTCGCGCGTCGGACGCTGATAATATAAGGATTTTGCTTGTTTCCGCCGTCGGATCGTGTATCCGCTGTTAGCTGGGAATTGCGAATCAATTCGCCCCAGAGTTCGGTCTGTATTCCGGTCTCTTGGAACGTTTTGGAGATCATGAGCAAGGTCCAGGGAGTGGAGAATCCCGATTTATCGTTTTGGCTCATATAAGGATTTGCCGGCGCATTTTGTCCCGAAGTCGACAATGCGGTCGCTTCGTTCTGTATTTTGGCTCCATAAGAAGGGGATATGACGGCTCTCACATCCAAACCGTAATAGGCGTCCGGTTCGTCTTTTTTTGTTGTAACGACTTGCTCAGCGTTCATACTCTGGACCAGAAATAAGGATAAAAGCAGAATAAAGTAGATTTGAATTCTTTTCATGATTCCCCTGAACCGTTACTAAGAAAAAAAAACTTTTTTCCGTCAATTTTTTCTGCGTTTTCATTCCTAAATCTTTCTTCTTTAAAAAAAAGATTCAGGGCAATTCTTTTCCTGAAAATATGTCTGTCTTGGAAATGAACTTCAGTTTTTAGGGAATTAAGACGGTAAATCCGGAATGACGGAAAATAAATTATGCGCTTAAATGCTCTTCTAAGCAGGTGAAAATGATAAACTCCGGCCTCCGCATTCGTTGGTTTAAGCTGTTCTTTTGGTTCTCCATCAACACAGTGATCGGAACGATGAATTCTCTTCTTATCGCGCATAATTCAAATTCGCCATTTTGGAAAGTTTTTCTTGCGACTCAAATTACGACTCATTTCGTTTGCGGAATCGTAGAGATGACTGTCGAATCGTTGAATTCTTCCGGCCAAAAACATGGAATCTTAAAATCCGGAATCACTCTGATTCTTGCTTCTTGTTTTGCCGCGATCATCGGAGTGGCGGCCGGTGGAATTCTTCACGCAATAGCCCTATCGGATGAAAGTCCCGGAAGAGAACACGGCGGTTCTTATAATATTCTATTGAGTTCGTTAATACTCGCACTCTTTATCTCCGTTCTGGAGAAGTCGATGCAGATCCTGATCGAAAAGAAGAAGGAATCGGAGAGCGCGCTTAAGGATCTTCACTACGCGGCTTTGCAATCCAGGATGGATCCTCATTATCTGTTCAATACTTTGAACACGATTCACGCGTTATTGGAGATCGATCCCTTGAGAGCGGATCGAGCGATTCTTCTTTTATCGGATTCGTATCGATTTTTAACGGAGAGGCATTCCGCGAGATTAGTATCATTTAAGGAAGAATGGGAGTTTACAAAAAATTATCTGGAGTTACAAAAAATCCGATTTGCGGATTTTATGGAACTCAAGATGGAAAGTCACGGAGATTTTTCGGGCGTATCGATTCCCCCGCTTTCGATTCAGCCTCTTGTGGAAAACAGCTTTAAACATTCTGAAAGTTCCGCGAACATTCAAAGAAAAATTTACGTGAAAGCGGTAACAAAAGACGGAAGAATTCGAATTTCAGTCGAAGACAACGGAACCATCTCTACATCCAAAAGAGAATACACGAGTCCCACTGGAGGTGGATTTGGAATGAACGCGATAAGAAGTACACTGAGAAACATACAAGCAAGGCTTGACTATAATTTTAGGGACGCTATATTAAAATTAGAAGAAGGGAAGTCCGGAGGAACTACGGTTCTCCTTGAGTATTCGATATGATCGAGGCAAATTTTAGCGTATTGATTGTGGAAGACGAGATTCCCGCGAGGGAACTGCTGAGAAAATATTTGGAAGAATGGCCTTCCTTTAAAATCGAAGCCGTCGTTGGAAACGGGCGTCAGGCTCTGGAGATTTTGGATCGAAAGAATTTTGATCTCATTTTTTTGGATGTGAATCTTCCGGAAAAATCGGGCATTCAAGTTATTGAAGAAAAAGGAAAGTTGGCTCCGGCTCTTGTCTTTACGACCGCCTATCGAGATCATGCTCTACAAGCATTCGAAGCGGGCGCATTGGATTATCTACTCAAACCCTATTCGAGAGAACGATTTCGCGAAACCATGACGAGGGCGGAAGAATTTTTATCCGTTCGAAAAAAAGGAAACAAAATGGAATCCTTTTTGTTCTTTCGGGAATCGGGAGTTTTACATAGGCTTTCTCTTTCCAAACTTCTTTATCTTACCGCGAACGGAAAAAAATGCGTTCTCCATAGTTTGGAAAAAGACCACGAAACCTCCAAACTTTTAGGAGACATGGAAGCGGAATTGCCTTCCGATCGGTTCGTAAGAATTCACAAAAAATACATTCTAAATTTAGAATATATTTCCGGAATGAAATCGAACGCGGGCGGCGGATACGAGGTATTTTTGAACGACGAAGACGAAACCGTCCTTCCCGTAGGCCGGGAATATGTTTCCAATCTGAGAGAGCGATTTCGAGAAAACGGAGTCTGAAAGAGCGGACATTGAGGAAAGTTTTCGATCTCTGACACAAGCAACTTTTTGTGAAAACGCTTTGTCGGAACAAACGTTGTAGGTGAAAGGCCGGGAACGGTTTTCGTTCTTCATTCTTCTTTGGATCCGATTTTTGTCGAAGGTGATCCATTCAAAGATATAAAGGGGAACTTCTTGGAATTCCTTCTCTATTCTAGAATTTTATATCAAGAGACGAAACGCCTCAGCCTTCTGAAAAAAAACTTTTCGTCGTTTCGGAATCAAAACGAGGGAGTTCCCACAGATTCTTTCTCTTCCACGGTGTATCAACCTCTGACGATCTTTTGTAATTTTGTTTGATGGAAGATCGGACCAAGGTGAAACGGTAGTTGTCTCACTTCCAATCGCGGAACGGAATTATGGGAAATTATTTTTTGAAACGTTTGCGTTTGTTTTTGAAAGAATGGAACCGAACGCATGCAATCGGGAAGCTCGAGTCAAAACATCCCCCTTTCTGAATCCAAATTCGTCTTTGCAATCGGATCGAATTCTTCCACCCATTCTTATCCTTTGAACCAATGTTTTTTTCGAAACCAGTAGATCATTCCGGGAGGAATGAGACTCGCGCCTAACACGGTGATGATGAGAAATGCGGTGCTGTCGTATGGAATGGCTGTGAAGTTCATTCCGAAAAAACCGGTGAGAAAGGTGAGAGGCATGAAGATTAAACTGATGAGAGTGAGTCTTTTTACTACGTCGTTCGTTCTCTGGGAAATGACCGAAAAATACGCGTCCATCGTGTTGCCTAAAAGATCACGATCCATATCGATGGTTTCATACAAACGGCTGAGGTGATCGTAGACGTCCCGGAAATAGATTTGTATTTTCGGGCTCAAAAAATGACTGTCCCTTCGTATAAGGCTGTTTACGATTTCTCTTTGAGGGGAAAGGACTCGTCGAATGCGTGTTAGGTTCCGTTTGAGAAAAAGAATTCCTGCGATCGTTTGTTGGCTGTCCTGATTGACTAAAATTTGCGTTTCAATCTTTACGATTTCTTCACTCATCTTGTCCAAGATCGGAAAATTGGAATCCACCGTTTGATCAAAAAGGAGATAGAGAATCTGATCGGTTCCACGAGAAAGCGGATTTCCCTGTGACATACAACGTGCTCTGAGTTGTTCGATCAGAGGTTCCTCTTTTTGATGAACCGTTACTACGAACTTCTCATTGAAGAAGATATGAATCTCGGTGCTTCTGAGAATCTTTTTCTCTGCGTCATAATGAAAGTGATGGAGGACGATAAAAATATAAGAGCCGTATTCGTCGAGTTTTGGTCTTTGATTCTTGTTGATACAATCTTCGATTGCGAGCGGATGAAAATTACATTCTCTTGCGAGAAAATCGAGATCACTTCCGTCAGTGGAATCCAGATCGATCCAGACAAGTCCCTTGGAACAAAGCCATTCCAGCTCCGGAAGTCCGGGCGGTTTCTCTCCTGCCTCCAAAAGCGCTTCACAAGGACCCGCTACGGATTTTTCTAAATTTCCTTCCGGAAAAAATTCTGTAAATAAGATCCGTTTCACTTGGACTGAGGCTAATGGAGAAAGATTCTCTGGCAAGGAATATTCCTTAGTTGCAAGTCTTCGTCTTTCGTTAGAGAAGTCGAACTTAGGATGCGATATGAGTTTTTCGGTGGAATGAAAACGGAAAATTTTCCCATTCATTTTTGAAGCAGAATCAAATTGTTCCGACAAACTATCGAACATAAAATTTTCTTGAAATCGAAGCCGGCCTTTCCGTTCAAAAATTCGGGTAAAGATCGGAAGGTTTTATCACGACGAAACATCCGCTTTAAAGCTATATTCTTACGATGAAGTTTGTATTCTTTCTAAAATGAGTTCGGAAGCGAAGTTAAAAAAGAATCCGACCATTTCCCAGTGGCATGACTTCTCTCTTATTTCTAAAAAGAAAACGGCCTCTGAGAAAAAAGAGCGGGCTCTTTTGCGTGAGTTTGTCGTAGTTCCGACAACTTGAAAAGAGAAAAATTTGGTTTGCGAAAATTGCTTTTTTGTGCTAAAGCCCAATCTCCCACTTTTTCCCGCGGACCCGCCACCTCCACCCAATTGGGGCGGGGGTGCGCGAGGTTTTCACTGTAAATGTCGTAACTACGACAAGTCTCTTCTTTCATCGATTCTCAGTAAAAATGGAATTTGGTCTTTTTTCATTCCCTGACCGGGTGTCCTCTCTTTTTCTTTACGTCCTTTAGGAAGGTTTCTTTTTTTTCTAAGGTTCATGAACGATCTCTTAGAAGAGGAGGATGAATTTTATTTCCCTAAAAGCCGTAATAACAAAGGGATATCTCGTTTCTTGCGAATCCCTCACTTGAGTCGGAATCGAAGGTTTACGTATTCTTCAAAGTATAAACGAGGTAGTTTTTGAAATCCTCGAGGGTGAATTCTTTTTTGTTTGTGAGGTAGTTGATCATATAACCGATCGTTGTCGACGCGAGATTTTTGATTTCAAATTCGCTGTAGTTCGGTTTGATCACTCGAATCGTTTTTTTGGAAGTCTCAAAGAAGATCATATTCACGAGGTGGATATTTCTTCGTTTCAATCGGTGGATCTTCGGTTGGAGCATCAGATTCCAATAAAGACGGAGATAGTCTTCGTTTTCCTTTACGAGCGTGATGAGACTTTCGGAAACGAGAGCTATCACGTCTTCCCTCGAGGAATTGGCTACGAGTTCGTCCGGAATATAACGTTTTAGAATTTTATCATGTGATTCTATGATCCCTTCCAAAATCGCCTCTTTGGAATCGAAGTATCGATACGCGAGACCGAGAGACATTCCAGCCTTCGAGGCGACCTGTCTCATCGTGGTTCCGTGATATCCCTGTTCCGAAAAAAGTTTCAGGGAGGTTTTTAAGATTAGATCTCGAGTATCCTTCGCCATTCTTATCGGATCGAGTAAAGAACCTTTCTTGCCCCGATTCTTTCCCGATTGGTTTCCATTCGATTTTTATAGGAGAAAGCCTTTTCGGGTTTTAAAACAGAGAAGAGGTCGTAGAGTTCGATCTCAAAGAACAACATCGCTTCCGCGACTTCCTCCGGATTCTTCTTCATCGATTCCGCGACGTTTACGACAACGTGTCTGGAATTGATCAGATCCGGTCCTATGATTTCGGAGATCTTTCTGAAATTCGATTTTGTGATCGTCCCGCCTACGGAAGTTCTCTTTCCTCTTTCTCTGGAAAGATAGACGATATTCTTCGTGACTCGCATCACTTCCTCATCGTCCGGGATCAGACCCATGGAAGCCGAAAGATCCGAACGCGCCGCGGTCACTTGATCCAAGTCCTCGAATGGACGGGAATCCGCAATTTCGATCAGATTCTTATAACCCGTGATCGTTTCCAAGTTGATCGATTTGGAAACTTTTCCGTAGTTCACCGGTGTGAGCATACTTTTGAGAGTTTGTATAAAATTTTTGAGTGCGTAAGAAGATTCGATCATAGGAGCGCAGATTCCTTCGATCTCCTCTTTGACGAGCATTCTGATATCCGTCCTCGCCTCGGGCCCGCCGATCTTCACCGTAACCGGAACCAGGTCCTTGGCTACCAGATGGAGAATTCGGATTTCATCCGCGTCCATGTCCTCCGTTTCGGTCCCGCCCTTCAACCCGCAGATCGGGTACTGATCGGTGAGAGAAACGAGGGTTCTTCTGAGTTCGATGAGTTTACGGTCTATCTGCTCTTTCACATAGAAAGTATCGGTGATTTTTGAAAAACCGATAGAATTTTTAAGGCTGGATTGACAACTGAGGAGAGATTCTTTTTGCTTTCCCTATGAACCTGGAACCCGAGGTAAAAACAAAAGATTCCTCCCATGGAGAAGAATCTCCTCTTAGCTCTACTTTATCCTTTATTCTCATCGTGATTCTGGTCTTTGCCTTCAAATCCTCGGTTTTGGACGCGAATAATATCCCTTCTGGATCGATGATTCCGACCCTAAAAATCGGAGATTTTCTCTTCGTAAACAAGATGAGATACTCGATTCGAATGCCTTTTACCGAAGCAGAGCTCTTTCGGATCGATAATCCGAAACGAGGCGACATCGTTACGTTCGCTCCTCCCCAAAGAGCGCTCAATCTCGGCGATACCCGCGACGGATTCTTCGCGAAACGTTATGTAAAACGAGTCATCGGTCTTCCGGGAGACACGATTCGGATCAGCTCTAAATTTCTTTCCACCAAAAAAGGAAACGTAAACTATTCCGTCATCGAGTACAAAGAAAAGGGATCGGATACATTCCAAGGTTACGATCCGGTGGAAGTAGAAGAGGGAGAATTGCTAGGAGATCTCGACAATCTCTACGCTCCGACACGGTCCTTATTTTTAGAAAAGAAACCCGGTTTTGAACACTTCGTCTTAGAAGGTTACGAAGAAGATCGAAAGCGCCTCGACGGTTATGAATGTAATTTTTCCATCGGTTGTGAAATTCCGGAAAATCAATACATGGTCGTGGGGGACAATCGAGACGATTCTCACGATTCGCGAGCCTGGGGTTTTGTAAAAAGAGAAGACATACTTGGAAAAGCGCTCGTGATTTATTTTTCCATCAACTGGAAAGACAACGTCTGCGAATACAAGAGTGGAAAAGAACTCGCCGAAAAAGGTCCGGAATTTGCGGAACGATACCAAGGCGAAGAACTCGTGAAAAATTGTCATCCAACGGAAATCGGTCTTGCGAGAGAAGAGAGCAAGGCCGGCTGGATCGAAAGAACCTTACGGTATCGACTCTGGAGAATGGAAATTCGCTGGAATCGAATCGGAAAGATTTTAAGATAAAGCCGATGGCGGAGAAGAATTTAGAACCTTCCGACAAAGAGAAGGATCCTTCCGGATTTCAGAAAGAATCCAAACCTCCGGAGAAAGAAGTTTCCCCTTGGGAATTTGCGGGTTTGGGAATGGAATTCGGCGTGATCGTCTTAGGTTCCGTTTATCTCGGAAATTTTTTGGACGGAAAGTTTCATTCTTCTCCTTTCGGTCTCCTCGTAGCCTGTCTTCTCGGGTTTTCCTACGGAATCTATTACATTATCTATCGAACCACTCTCAAAAAGTAGGACTTCCTTCCACGAAGGGCTTCTATATCAGAAAATTCTTCTTTTCTAAAGTTCTATCTTATAATCTTGTTTTGGACGGAACTCCGGCCTCCTTTTTTTAGGAGGTTTTTTATCCTTAAGAATCGAAAAAAGATATCTCTTCTTTTAAAAAACGTGTAAATTTCTCGGGAAGCTTTGTCATACGAATACGGCAGACCTATGTTTATGAAATCATTTCGAACTTCTCTCCTTCTCCTTTGTATTCTCTTAGAATGGAATTGTCTTTCTTTCGCGCAGAGGGATCGACAAGAACGTTGGGTGGAAGTGATGAATGGAATCGAAACGGGAAAACCAGAAAGTCGAGAAGAACGGGAGAAAAAAATCCTCCACTTTTTGAAATCCTCTTCGGAGGACTCGGTCGAGCTTCGAGAAACTTTGAGGAATTTTATTCTCTTTGAGAGCGCGAGGCGATTCCATGATTCTTTGGCAAAAAAGGAATTTGAAAAGGCTTCTTGGGTCGCGAGAATTTTTCAGGAGACGGTTTCGTTTTTCGGCATCGGGGAGGCGACACTGGAAGGGATCAAATCGAAGAATGTCTATTCCGCGAGAGAATACTTTGCCGCTGATCTTCTCGCTTTCACCGGACAGACGAGGGATTCTCAATTTGTTCCTCTGATTCAACGGTTGATTCCCAATCCGATTACCGATGCGAGACTTGCTTTCAACTTTGCCTGTCTTCACGCTCTTAACGGGAACAAACAGGAAATGCTCCAATATATGAAGATCGCCCTTTTTCTCGGAAAGGAAACGGTCGAATTCGAGAATGACTCTGATTTCAATGCCTTTCGTTCCGATCCGGATTTTATAAGAATGCTCTGGGAAGGTCCTGCTTTGGATCCTTCTTTGATTCCCCGGGAAGAAAATTCGAAATAAGAATTTTGCAAGAATCGTGAGTCATTTGCTCTTTTGAAAAACGAAAAAGGTAGGAACTCCTTCTTTTTCTAAGCTACGATATCCTCTCTTTGAAACAAATCTTCTCGGCGCGCCCTTTTATAAAGAATCGTTCCTTGCGAGAACGAGAGGCCTTTCTAAAAAAGTAGGAACTCTCACATTTTCTTTCGAAGGGTTCGATTCTTTTGTTCGAAACGCTCGTTTGAGGT from Leptospira stimsonii encodes the following:
- a CDS encoding sensor histidine kinase, whose product is MINSGLRIRWFKLFFWFSINTVIGTMNSLLIAHNSNSPFWKVFLATQITTHFVCGIVEMTVESLNSSGQKHGILKSGITLILASCFAAIIGVAAGGILHAIALSDESPGREHGGSYNILLSSLILALFISVLEKSMQILIEKKKESESALKDLHYAALQSRMDPHYLFNTLNTIHALLEIDPLRADRAILLLSDSYRFLTERHSARLVSFKEEWEFTKNYLELQKIRFADFMELKMESHGDFSGVSIPPLSIQPLVENSFKHSESSANIQRKIYVKAVTKDGRIRISVEDNGTISTSKREYTSPTGGGFGMNAIRSTLRNIQARLDYNFRDAILKLEEGKSGGTTVLLEYSI
- a CDS encoding LytR/AlgR family response regulator transcription factor, giving the protein MIEANFSVLIVEDEIPARELLRKYLEEWPSFKIEAVVGNGRQALEILDRKNFDLIFLDVNLPEKSGIQVIEEKGKLAPALVFTTAYRDHALQAFEAGALDYLLKPYSRERFRETMTRAEEFLSVRKKGNKMESFLFFRESGVLHRLSLSKLLYLTANGKKCVLHSLEKDHETSKLLGDMEAELPSDRFVRIHKKYILNLEYISGMKSNAGGGYEVFLNDEDETVLPVGREYVSNLRERFRENGV
- the lepB gene encoding signal peptidase I; its protein translation is MNLEPEVKTKDSSHGEESPLSSTLSFILIVILVFAFKSSVLDANNIPSGSMIPTLKIGDFLFVNKMRYSIRMPFTEAELFRIDNPKRGDIVTFAPPQRALNLGDTRDGFFAKRYVKRVIGLPGDTIRISSKFLSTKKGNVNYSVIEYKEKGSDTFQGYDPVEVEEGELLGDLDNLYAPTRSLFLEKKPGFEHFVLEGYEEDRKRLDGYECNFSIGCEIPENQYMVVGDNRDDSHDSRAWGFVKREDILGKALVIYFSINWKDNVCEYKSGKELAEKGPEFAERYQGEELVKNCHPTEIGLAREESKAGWIERTLRYRLWRMEIRWNRIGKILR
- a CDS encoding aldolase/citrate lyase family protein, translated to MKEQIDRKLIELRRTLVSLTDQYPICGLKGGTETEDMDADEIRILHLVAKDLVPVTVKIGGPEARTDIRMLVKEEIEGICAPMIESSYALKNFIQTLKSMLTPVNYGKVSKSINLETITGYKNLIEIADSRPFEDLDQVTAARSDLSASMGLIPDDEEVMRVTKNIVYLSRERGKRTSVGGTITKSNFRKISEIIGPDLINSRHVVVNVAESMKKNPEEVAEAMLFFEIELYDLFSVLKPEKAFSYKNRMETNRERIGARKVLYSIR
- the corA gene encoding magnesium/cobalt transporter CorA, whose amino-acid sequence is MKRILFTEFFPEGNLEKSVAGPCEALLEAGEKPPGLPELEWLCSKGLVWIDLDSTDGSDLDFLARECNFHPLAIEDCINKNQRPKLDEYGSYIFIVLHHFHYDAEKKILRSTEIHIFFNEKFVVTVHQKEEPLIEQLRARCMSQGNPLSRGTDQILYLLFDQTVDSNFPILDKMSEEIVKIETQILVNQDSQQTIAGILFLKRNLTRIRRVLSPQREIVNSLIRRDSHFLSPKIQIYFRDVYDHLSRLYETIDMDRDLLGNTMDAYFSVISQRTNDVVKRLTLISLIFMPLTFLTGFFGMNFTAIPYDSTAFLIITVLGASLIPPGMIYWFRKKHWFKG
- a CDS encoding TetR/AcrR family transcriptional regulator, with protein sequence MAKDTRDLILKTSLKLFSEQGYHGTTMRQVASKAGMSLGLAYRYFDSKEAILEGIIESHDKILKRYIPDELVANSSREDVIALVSESLITLVKENEDYLRLYWNLMLQPKIHRLKRRNIHLVNMIFFETSKKTIRVIKPNYSEFEIKNLASTTIGYMINYLTNKKEFTLEDFKNYLVYTLKNT
- a CDS encoding DUF1761 domain-containing protein, whose translation is MHPELNINYLAILVAVVVNFVIGFLWYGPLFGKVWMKEMNIPADFKPDQKEMYKSMGLMLIGSFLTAYVLFFTTNVWRPSSWHLGEDSPAYVYGFFSGIYTWLGFYLPLQINNVAFEGRSWKFFSIGAGYYFVSLQAVAMILSYWRN
- a CDS encoding FecR family protein, with the translated sequence MNHRIKIASILISLTMTGGSIVLLSQETKTGDAKVGFLLGKAHVQKAGKSAWEPLKSNDFVDEGDLISTGNGSRLTVVYKGSEFKIQQNSKIKLASLHGESKDGRIEVNQGFAWFKVVGLKGRKFDVATATSTAGVRGTSFSVLFDPKTKDSSFCTCEGTVAVSDSDGKEVLQEKGKGTMISAKDSEMKKVEYEGIIKKLKALSGFEARLKKNASLKNCLSCHTPEGWTPPNDVQRDETYGKQ
- a CDS encoding AtpZ/AtpI family protein encodes the protein MAEKNLEPSDKEKDPSGFQKESKPPEKEVSPWEFAGLGMEFGVIVLGSVYLGNFLDGKFHSSPFGLLVACLLGFSYGIYYIIYRTTLKK
- a CDS encoding TPR end-of-group domain-containing protein, which encodes MKSFRTSLLLLCILLEWNCLSFAQRDRQERWVEVMNGIETGKPESREEREKKILHFLKSSSEDSVELRETLRNFILFESARRFHDSLAKKEFEKASWVARIFQETVSFFGIGEATLEGIKSKNVYSAREYFAADLLAFTGQTRDSQFVPLIQRLIPNPITDARLAFNFACLHALNGNKQEMLQYMKIALFLGKETVEFENDSDFNAFRSDPDFIRMLWEGPALDPSLIPREENSK